In Terriglobales bacterium, the genomic window AGACTTCATCGTTGAAGGCGAGTATTCCACCGCTGCGCAGGAACAGCTGTACATCGAGAACAACGGCATGATTGCCATTGCGTCTCCCGGGGATGGCGTAACAGTTTGGGGATCGATGCAATGCCCCTACTACGTGCACAAGGCTGTGAAGGGCGTGATTGGTCTCGAAGACGATAGGGTCCGGGTTATTCAGACCGAAACGGGCGGCGGCTTCGGTGGCAAGGAAGAATATCCATCCATGATCGCGGCTCACACCGCCCTGCTCGCGTGGAAATCCGGCAGACCGGTAAAGCTGATCTACGACCGCGCCGAAGATATGGCGGCGACGACCAAGCGCCATCCTTCGCGCACGCGCCATCGTACGGCCGTCCGCCGTGACGGCACACTGCTGGCCATGGACATCGATTTCACGATCGACGGAGGCGCCTACGCCACGTTGTCTTCGGTGGTTCTTTCGCGGGGAACCATTCATGCCGCCGGCCCCTACTATTGTCCCAATGTTCGGATACGCAGCCAGGCAGCCGCCACCAATGCTCCGCCTCACGGAGCGTTTCGAGGCTTCGGCGCGCCGCAAAGCATCTTCGCCCTGGAGCGCCACATGGACAAGATTGCGGCGACGGTTGGAGTTTCGCCGGAAGAGATTCGCCGCCGTAATTTTCTTCACCGCGGAGAGACCACAGCGACCGGCCAGGCAATCCGCGAAGACGTGGATATGTCCTCGCTACTCGAGCGAGCTCTTGCCGAGTCCCAGTATGCAGCCAAAAAACAGCGTTTCACAGAGGAGAATCGCGGCTCGCCCGTGAAGCATGGCATCGGCCTCGCTGCTTTCTTTCACGGCGCGGGGTTCACCGGCTCGGGCGAACGCTACCTGGCTTCGATTGTTGGAGTGGAAGCAGCCGCGGATGGCCGCGTTTACGTTCTTGCTTCCAGCACCGAGATGGGCCAGGGAACGAAAACGATTCTCACGCAGATCGCGGCGCAAACATTGCAGCTGCCTTACGAGTACGTTGAAATCCCCCAGCCGGATACTGCCGGGGTACCTAACAGCGGGCCAACCGTTGCTTCCCGCACCTGCATGGTCGTCGGCAAGCTTGTGGAATCGGCCGCATTGAGGTTGCGAGAGACGTTGAAAAGGTCAGGCTTGCTGCCGGACCCCTACACGCTGGAACAATTCGCTCAAGCCTGCGGGGCATATGTCCGCCAGCACGGTGCTCTCCGCTCATTCAGCCAGTACGAAGCTCCGGACGGCATCTATTGGGACGACGAAAAATATCAGGGTGATGCCTATGGCACGTACGGCTGGGCGGTTTATGTCGCGGAAGTGAGTGTCGATACGCGCACCTTCGAGGTCCGCATGGAAGATTTCGTTGCTGTGCAGGAAGCCGGGAAAATCATTCATCCTGTGCTCGCCAAGGGGCAGATTGAAGGTGGTGTGGTGCAGGCGATCGGATACGCGCTTTATGAAAACGTGGTATGGCAGGATGGCCGGATGCTGAACAGTCAGCTGACGAACTACATCATTCCGACTTCGGCCGACGTTCCTCCCATTCGTGTTTTCTTCATCGAGAAACCTTACGCTCACGGCCCGATGGGCGCCAAAGGACTTGGTGAGCTACCGATGGATGGCCCTGCGCCCGCGATTTTGAATGCAGTTGAAAATGCACTGGGAATCAGCTTCAACTCCATTCCCCTCACTCCCGAAGCTCTTATGGCTGCCATGTCACGAGTGGAAGAGATGGTTCATGGCTAAGGTCAAAATCTCCATGACGGTGAATGGAACCGTTCATAGCGTGGAGACCTGGCCGATGATGCGCCTGCTGGACG contains:
- a CDS encoding xanthine dehydrogenase family protein molybdopterin-binding subunit codes for the protein MPQVVGTAVPRKEGRDKITGRAQYVDDLQFPGMIYGATVRSPAARGRITAVHFGEGVPWPEFTIVRASDIPGVNCIALILNDQPCLAESVVNHPEEPILLLAHPDRYLLEEARRAVTIEIEPLTPIFTLEASLARQNVIWGADNVFKRFQVEKGNVDEVWESADFIVEGEYSTAAQEQLYIENNGMIAIASPGDGVTVWGSMQCPYYVHKAVKGVIGLEDDRVRVIQTETGGGFGGKEEYPSMIAAHTALLAWKSGRPVKLIYDRAEDMAATTKRHPSRTRHRTAVRRDGTLLAMDIDFTIDGGAYATLSSVVLSRGTIHAAGPYYCPNVRIRSQAAATNAPPHGAFRGFGAPQSIFALERHMDKIAATVGVSPEEIRRRNFLHRGETTATGQAIREDVDMSSLLERALAESQYAAKKQRFTEENRGSPVKHGIGLAAFFHGAGFTGSGERYLASIVGVEAAADGRVYVLASSTEMGQGTKTILTQIAAQTLQLPYEYVEIPQPDTAGVPNSGPTVASRTCMVVGKLVESAALRLRETLKRSGLLPDPYTLEQFAQACGAYVRQHGALRSFSQYEAPDGIYWDDEKYQGDAYGTYGWAVYVAEVSVDTRTFEVRMEDFVAVQEAGKIIHPVLAKGQIEGGVVQAIGYALYENVVWQDGRMLNSQLTNYIIPTSADVPPIRVFFIEKPYAHGPMGAKGLGELPMDGPAPAILNAVENALGISFNSIPLTPEALMAAMSRVEEMVHG